A single region of the Vicia villosa cultivar HV-30 ecotype Madison, WI linkage group LG4, Vvil1.0, whole genome shotgun sequence genome encodes:
- the LOC131596028 gene encoding probable beta-1,4-xylosyltransferase IRX10 isoform X1, with translation MWSNNKSRTMHHQQHPLCTRTHQIGSLLLVAATFFLTRLLDAPCNLSSTVSQQKFLGIHRLPESQELSLKIYVYEANEIDGLKELLQGREGKITPEACLKGQWGSQVKIHKLLLESRYRTRKKEEADLFFVPSYVKCARMMGGLNDKEINQTYVKVISQMPYFRLSVGRNHIFVFPSGAGAHLFKSWATYINRSIILTPEGDRTDKRDTSAFNTWKDIIIPGNVEDGMTKAGSTIVQPLPLSKRKYLANYLGRAQGKADRLQLIELSKQFPEKLECPDLKFSGGEKLGRKDYFEHLRNSKFCLAPRGESSWTLRFYESFFVECVPVILSDQIELPFQNLIDYSQISIKWPSSRIGPELLQYLESIPDEDIEAIIARGRQVRCMWVYASDSEPCSAMRGIMWELQRKVRQFHQSTETFWLHNGSIVNRNLVEFSNWNLPVPLP, from the exons ATGTGGAGTAACAACAAATCAAGAACAATGCATCATCAGCAGCATCCACTATGCACACGCACGCACCAGATCGGCTCCTTGCTCCTAGTTGCCGCCACCTTCTTCCTCACGAGACTCTTGGACGCTCCTTGCAACCTCTCCTCCACCGTGTCGCAACAGAAATTCCTCGGTATCCACCGGTTACCGGAATCGCAAGAACTTTCGCTAAAGATCTATGTCTACGAAGCTAATGAGATCGATGGATTGAAGGAGCTTTTGCAAGGAAGAGAGGGGAAGATCACACCGGAAGCTTGCTTGAAAGGACAGTGGGGTAGTCAG GTGAAAATACACAAGTTACTTTTAGAATCAAGATACAGGACAAGAAAGAAGGAAGAAGCGGATTTGTTTTTTGTTCCTTCGTATGTTAAATGTGCGCGAATGATGGGTGGACTTAACGATAAAGAAATTAATCAAACTTATGTTAAA GTTATTAGCCAAATGCCGTATTTCCGGTTATCTGTAGGCAGGAACCACATATTTGTTTTCCCGAG TGGAGCTGGAGCTCACTTGTTTAAGTCTTGGGCAACATATATAAATCGCTCCATTATTCTTACCCCTGAG GGGGACCGCACTGATAAGAGAGATACTAGTGCCTTTAATACATGGAAAGATATAATCATTCCAGGTAATGTCGAAGATGGTATGACCAAGGCTGGGTCTACCATAGTCCAGCCTTTGCCTCTGTCTAAGCGGAAGTACTTGGCAAATTATTTAGGACGTGCTCAAGGAAAAGCTGATCGACTTCAGCTAATAGaactttcaaaacaatttccagaGAAG TTGGAATGTCCAGATTTGAAATTCAGTGGAGGTGAAAAGCTGGGAAGGAAAGATTATTTTGAACACTTGCGCAATTCCAAGTTTTGCCTCGCCCCGCGTGGGGAGTCATCATGGACCCTTCGATTTTACGAGTCTTTCTTTGTG GAATGTGTTCCAGTTATATTATCAGATCAAATAGAATTGCCATTCCAGAATCTCATCGATTACAGTCAGATCTCAATAAAGTGGCCATCCAGTCGAATAGGTCCTGAACTATTGCAGTACTTGGAATCTATTCCAG ATGAAgacatagaagcaataattgccCGTGGTCGACAAGTTAGGTGCATGTGGGTCTATGCTTCGGATTCAGAACCTTGTTCTGCAATGCGTGGAATCATGTGGGAACTGCAGAGGAAAGTAAGACAGTTTCACCAATCAACTGAAACATTTTGGTTGCATAATGGATCAATTGTAAACAGAAACTTGGTCGAATTTTCTAATTGGAATCTCCCTGTACCTTTGCCTTGA
- the LOC131596028 gene encoding probable arabinosyltransferase ARAD1 isoform X2 has product MMGGLNDKEINQTYVKVISQMPYFRLSVGRNHIFVFPSGAGAHLFKSWATYINRSIILTPEGDRTDKRDTSAFNTWKDIIIPGNVEDGMTKAGSTIVQPLPLSKRKYLANYLGRAQGKADRLQLIELSKQFPEKLECPDLKFSGGEKLGRKDYFEHLRNSKFCLAPRGESSWTLRFYESFFVECVPVILSDQIELPFQNLIDYSQISIKWPSSRIGPELLQYLESIPDEDIEAIIARGRQVRCMWVYASDSEPCSAMRGIMWELQRKVRQFHQSTETFWLHNGSIVNRNLVEFSNWNLPVPLP; this is encoded by the exons ATGATGGGTGGACTTAACGATAAAGAAATTAATCAAACTTATGTTAAA GTTATTAGCCAAATGCCGTATTTCCGGTTATCTGTAGGCAGGAACCACATATTTGTTTTCCCGAG TGGAGCTGGAGCTCACTTGTTTAAGTCTTGGGCAACATATATAAATCGCTCCATTATTCTTACCCCTGAG GGGGACCGCACTGATAAGAGAGATACTAGTGCCTTTAATACATGGAAAGATATAATCATTCCAGGTAATGTCGAAGATGGTATGACCAAGGCTGGGTCTACCATAGTCCAGCCTTTGCCTCTGTCTAAGCGGAAGTACTTGGCAAATTATTTAGGACGTGCTCAAGGAAAAGCTGATCGACTTCAGCTAATAGaactttcaaaacaatttccagaGAAG TTGGAATGTCCAGATTTGAAATTCAGTGGAGGTGAAAAGCTGGGAAGGAAAGATTATTTTGAACACTTGCGCAATTCCAAGTTTTGCCTCGCCCCGCGTGGGGAGTCATCATGGACCCTTCGATTTTACGAGTCTTTCTTTGTG GAATGTGTTCCAGTTATATTATCAGATCAAATAGAATTGCCATTCCAGAATCTCATCGATTACAGTCAGATCTCAATAAAGTGGCCATCCAGTCGAATAGGTCCTGAACTATTGCAGTACTTGGAATCTATTCCAG ATGAAgacatagaagcaataattgccCGTGGTCGACAAGTTAGGTGCATGTGGGTCTATGCTTCGGATTCAGAACCTTGTTCTGCAATGCGTGGAATCATGTGGGAACTGCAGAGGAAAGTAAGACAGTTTCACCAATCAACTGAAACATTTTGGTTGCATAATGGATCAATTGTAAACAGAAACTTGGTCGAATTTTCTAATTGGAATCTCCCTGTACCTTTGCCTTGA